The segment GCCGTGTCGACGTCACGGCCACCGGCGAGGTCGCCGCACTCCACCTCCGCGGCACCCCGGGACCGCAGGTACTCGCGCGCGCCCGCGTCGCCGCCCGCGGACGCGACGATCCCGGCCCAGTGGTCTCGACCGACGAGCACCGGGTGGCCGGGACGGGACGAGTAGCTCGCCCGCGCGAGAGCCCCTGTCCAGACCCCCGTCGCCGCGAGCCGCCTGACCACGTCGGGTCCGACGTCGGGCAGGTCGACCAGGTGGATCAGGACCGCCGTCGCCGTCGAGTCCTCCACCGACCGCAGCCCTGCACGCAGCGAGGCCGACATGCCCTCGTCCCAGCGGCGGGCGACGACGACGTCGGCGTCGTCGGGCACCAGGGCTCGCGCCTCCTCGGCCGCGGCCCCGAGGACCACGGTGACCTTGCCGCATCCGCCGTCCCGAAGCACCCTGACCGCGCGCTCGACCCACGGCACGCCGTCGTCCCCGCGGACGAGGGCCTTCGGACGTCCCATCCGGCTGCCGGCGCCGGCCGCGAGCACGAGACCGTGAGGTCCGTCCGGCTCGTCGTGGTCCACGCGCTCCTCCTGCTGCGTGCGAGCGTGCCCGGTCATGGCCGCCCTGGTGCGGGCCGACGGTACGGGCGCGCACGGCGATCGGCAAGAGCAACGAGCGGACGCGAGTTCCCGTTCTGCGGTGTCATGTCTCTCACGTCGTCGCAGCCGTGCGTCGTGGGGATCCGTCGGTCACGCTGGCGTCATGATCACGTCGCGCCTGCCGCGGTCGGCGTCCGTCTGGCGGCCGCTCCTCGTCCCCATGGTGGTCCTGCTGACGTGGGACGTCGGCGTCACGATCGCCTTCCAGGCGGGCTGGATCGAGTTCCGTGGCATCACCATCCAGTACACGCTCTACGGCACGGCCATCGCCCTGTTCCTGGGGTTCATGGTGAACGCGGCCTACGCCCGCTGGTGGGAGGCGCGGACCCTGTGGGGCAGCATCGTGAACCACTCGCGGAACCTCGCCCGCGAGGCCACCACGCTGCTCGACCCCCTGGTCCCCGGCGCACGACCCGAGCTCGTCGACGAGATCGTCCGGGCGCAGATCGCCTACGTGCACTCCCTGCGGACCTCGCTGCGCCAGCAGGACGCCCCGGCCGAGATCGACGCCTACCTCGCTCCCGACGTCGCGGTGCGGGTGAAGAGCGCCAGCAGCTCCCCGACGGCCACCCTGTCGCACATCGGCCGGCTCGTGGCCGACGCACGGCGTCGGGGCATGGTCGACGACATCGCCCGGGTGCAGGTCGAGACGACCCTGAGCACCCTCACCGACGCCCAGGGCGGCCTCGAACGCATCAAGAAGACCCCGCTGCCGGTGCAGTACCGGTTCCTGCCGTCGTTCTTCGCCCGCGCCTTCTGCGTCATCCTGCCGTTCGCGATCTACAAGGACCTGCAGTGGTGGACGCCGATCGGGTCCGGTCTCGTCGGCATGATGTTCCTGCTCGCGGTGCAGGTCGGTCGCGACCTCGCCGACCCCTTCGTCGACCGCGTCCACGACGTCCCGATGACCGCCATCTGCCGTGGCATCGAGATCGACCTGCTCGAGATGATCGGCGAGGATCCGCCCGCCGCCGTCACGCCGGTCGGGCAGGTGCTCTGGTGAGCGAGGCGTCGGCCGAGGCCTCGACTCCTGCCAGACTGGGGCCATGACCTCCGAGGACGATCCCGATCCGGGTCCCGACCGCGACCCGGACGTCGATCAGGACGAGGAGTCCGACAACAACATCGCGATCGGGCTCGCCCTCGGCGCGCCGCTGGGCGTCGCCATCGCTCTCGTCACCGACAACTGGGGCCTGCTCGGCATCGGCATCGCCCTGGGCCTGCTGTTCGGCGTAGCGATGGGTCGCTCGGGCGACGACGACGAGGACGAGGGCTCAGCAGACCGGTAGACCGACGGCCGAGCATCGCCTCAGTGGGCGTCGATGAACTCCCGCAGCACGCGTGCGAAGCGGTCCGGGTCCTCCAGGTGCGGGAAGTGTCCCGCCCCCTCGAACATCTCGACGCGGCAGTCCGGCAGCTGCGCCTCCACGCTCCGTGCGTGCGACGCGGGAATCATCCGGTCCTTCGACCCCCACACGACCATCGTCGGCACGGGCAGCGCGCCGTCGAGGTGGTCGTGGGCGCTGATGCTCTGCCCCCCGATGTCGATGACGGCGCGCGTGGTGGACAGGAACGCGCGTCGGCTCTCCGCGTCCTGCAGCGAGCTGAAGCCGCGCCAGACGGCGCTGACGTCGGCGCCGGGCTTCCACCCGATCTTCGACGCTCCCCGGCCCAGCGCCTCGACACGGGACAGCACCGGCGCGGACGCGACCACGCTCAGCACCTGCGCGGCGCCCGGCA is part of the Aeromicrobium sp. Leaf245 genome and harbors:
- a CDS encoding NTP transferase domain-containing protein; amino-acid sequence: MTGHARTQQEERVDHDEPDGPHGLVLAAGAGSRMGRPKALVRGDDGVPWVERAVRVLRDGGCGKVTVVLGAAAEEARALVPDDADVVVARRWDEGMSASLRAGLRSVEDSTATAVLIHLVDLPDVGPDVVRRLAATGVWTGALARASYSSRPGHPVLVGRDHWAGIVASAGGDAGAREYLRSRGAAEVECGDLAGGRDVDTASGLDAQNRSDRSDS
- a CDS encoding bestrophin family protein; this translates as MITSRLPRSASVWRPLLVPMVVLLTWDVGVTIAFQAGWIEFRGITIQYTLYGTAIALFLGFMVNAAYARWWEARTLWGSIVNHSRNLAREATTLLDPLVPGARPELVDEIVRAQIAYVHSLRTSLRQQDAPAEIDAYLAPDVAVRVKSASSSPTATLSHIGRLVADARRRGMVDDIARVQVETTLSTLTDAQGGLERIKKTPLPVQYRFLPSFFARAFCVILPFAIYKDLQWWTPIGSGLVGMMFLLAVQVGRDLADPFVDRVHDVPMTAICRGIEIDLLEMIGEDPPAAVTPVGQVLW
- a CDS encoding alpha/beta fold hydrolase, with amino-acid sequence MARMKPQTVRLHGHDLSYVDTGSGPVVLFIHGILGSQRQWEHLVDRMDDDHRVVLPDLFGHGDSAKPLGDYSLSAHAAALRDLLDHLGVDRVTLVGHSLGGGIAMQFFYLFPERVERLVLVSSGGLGREVNVLLRSATLPGAAQVLSVVASAPVLSRVEALGRGASKIGWKPGADVSAVWRGFSSLQDAESRRAFLSTTRAVIDIGGQSISAHDHLDGALPVPTMVVWGSKDRMIPASHARSVEAQLPDCRVEMFEGAGHFPHLEDPDRFARVLREFIDAH